The genomic interval TACTGATTGATGACCTGCAGGCTGTTGTTGTGTATGCACTTCTTGTCAATGAGCTGGATATTTTTGCTTTCCCCGTTATCCCGGCGGAGCACCTGCACATAGTCCTCCTGAATCAGCCGGGTCTTTTCGAGAATGCCGGAGTTTGTGTTTGCCAGCACCTCGTCCCAGAAACGCTTCCATTCGCCGTCCGTAAAGCGATAGTTATTCAGCTTTTCCAGCTGCGTCCGCAGATTGGCAATCAGGTCAGCCTCTTTATGGATGGTCAGGCGCTCATAGCCCAGCTCGCAAAGCAGACGGATAAACTCCTTTTCCAAGTCTGCTTCGCTCTGATAAGCCTCCGAGCGCTTCGACTGCGGCTTGTATTCGGTGACAACAGTGCTTTCGCTGCTTTGAGCAACTATATTGAAATAGCTCACTTATCGTCACCTCCGCTTGTAATGTTGATTATACTATCCAAGAATACCAATTGATCAATCCAAAGCAATATTTTCAAAAAATCATATCGACTATATGTTTTATGTGTTCTTCCATGGAGAAGCCAATGCCTGTTCAGTTCGTTGGGTTCGTCCCTGGTAAAATCAGAAAAGCCGAATACAGAATTCGAGAGGTTGTCACCCAAAGAGTCAAACTGCAAGTGTATGAAAAATGTCCGACGATCGATGGTGTCCAGTTCAATTTTATCCGCCATTTTTTGTTCAATGGATTTTATCCGTTTCTCAAAACTGGTGGTCTTCTTCATAGTCGAAATATCTGCCATTAGTCCGTCTGCAATCGCAAACAGTCCGATACAAGCAAGATGATACTGTTGCCGGCTGTATGTATCGGTGATTTGTAAAAACAAATTCTGATAATCTCGTAAACATTCAGCCTTGTCGCACCGATTCATCACAATATCAATATGATGAGTATCTGTGCCAAAGTAATAATCCTCTACCAGCGTATCAATATTATCAGAATTGCAAATTGCTTCTGCAAAATCGATGGAAATATCATCAGAAAACATAATTTGGCGCTGAGCCATCTTTTCTATTGCAGAACAACAAGTGCTAAAATTCGAAAAACTGATTATAAAGTTTCTGATGGTTTCTTCGTTGTCACGATACCATTCACCAGCTTTTTTGAAAACAGCTACTGCGCCTTGCATGAAGGTGGCAATGCCATTCAATATGGGAAGAACATATCCATTATTCTCTTCGCTTGGCATCAATAGCGCTCCCTTCCTAATTGAATCTCTCTCCAAATGTCAACAGCTTGTCCCTGTAATATTCATATTGCTTTTGACGGGCTTCGATTTCGGCGGGAAGGCCGGAGGAAAGGTCGGTGCAGAGGGTGTCGAAGCGGTCGAGAATGGTAACAATTTCTTTCTGCTTTTGATACGACGGTAATGGAATAGGGATCTTGTAAAGGTTTTGCTGATTTAACTTTGGTTGTGCGCCACCTGAAATATACGGCGATAGATCAATAGAGTTCAAATAAATTTCTACATATCTCTGTGTTATGCGATTGTTGAATCGGAGAATATGAGCGTGGTTATTAACCCAGTTCTTCCCGCTGATAGAAAATGCAATCGGTGTGTTCCGTGCCAATAGATTTGCACCATCCTCGGAAATCAGCAGATAATCACCATCAAAAATATAGTCCTTTACATAGTCAACAATGCCAGATGCACCATAGTACGGAATATTACCAGCTTCACGATTTCCGCTGGTAACGGGTTTCCTCAGGCTATCGCAGTTCACGGAAATATCGCTTAATTTAACGAAAATAAATTCAGAAACATATTGACACAGACGATTTAGGGCGTTAGGCTTGTCTGTCTGTCTGTCTGTCTGTCTGTCTGTCTGTCTGTCTGTCTGTCTGTCTGTCTGTCTGTCTGTCAAAATCGTCGCACCCTGTGCATCAAAAGTCAAGAGCTGATTTCGATAGAATTCATATTGCTTTTTTCGGGCGGTAAGTTCTAAGTTAAGTTGTTCAGTAAGTTCAGTAATATGCTCTGTGAAATTGTCCAGTATGCGGACAATTTCACGCTGCACCGGCAGGGGCGGGACGGGAAGAATCACATCAGCCAACTTCACTGGTGCAACCTCGATTACTTTTGTGCCATGAGCGATTTTTGCCTTTTGCTGGTAAAACGCAGAGGAATGAAGCCAATAGACAAGGTATTTCGGATTGATTGAATGACGGATAATAGCGGTATGCCCGCTTACTGCAACCTTTTCGTTTCCAAGCCACGCCATGCATTTACAAACATCATCTATATTTTCGCTGGTGACTGCCATAATAATATCGCCGGGTTCAGCAAATTTCTGCTTTTGAGCAACTTCATCGCTAATATAGGACAGCGTTTTCTCGGCGAAAAGTCCATAATGCATATAGATCTGCCCATAATGAATACAAGGAACTCCATTTTCTGTATAGTCTTTCTTTTGAAAACTTCCACCTCTGGATATAGTGGCAATATCGCCAAGAGGTTTATATTCAACCCCATTGGGGCAGAGTTCCTGAATCAGTTTTTCGAGTTTTGTCATTGTATGCCCACCTTCTTTTTCGTCAGATTTTTCAACCTTGAATCAAGCGCATACAACCGTTTAATTTGCGACTCTGCTACATAATATAAATCCGAAAAATTTGCTCTTATGTACTTGAAGTATCTCATCTTATCCAGCCTTTGAGAATAAACATACAGAATAAAATCTGACTGAATGCCTTGAGCATTTTCTTTCAACCCGTCAAGATTTAATAAAAGCCAGTCATTTAAATTCGAGCAGGTTTCTGTAAGCTTTGATGTGCGGTTTCTAACATCGACACAAATTAAATCGCCGTCCATGCCATACGCCTTATGATGAGTGGTGTTCAATGGATGTGCAACGACAAATGAGCGGATAGCCTTAAAATACTTTTTTGCTTGTTTGCAATCCGCATCGACTTCCAGATTAAGATAATCTATAACTTCCTTCTTCAAGATTGTATGGATTGAATCGACAGCTTCGCAAACCCAATCAACCAAAGCGATAATATATACAACCTCTTTCATTGATGGAGTTTGTAGATTGTAAATTTCTGCATTCAAATCCTGAATACAAAAATTCACCTTTTGGAGATAATCACAGCTCAGATAGAAATTATCTTTGTCACCCCAAATCCAATGCTTGTGTATGCCGTGATTCAACCCATTGAGGCTCCTTAATTCTGCTATATTGCTCATCCCTCAATCTCCCCAATAATTCGATCAATTTCCTCTCTCAATTTCTGTTCTCGTGCGACAATTTCAGCGATCTCGGCGTTCAGCTTCACGATGTCGATCTTCTCACGGGTATCCTCCTGCTCCACATAGGTAGAAACAGAGAGATTATAATTGTTCTGTTTGCTGCCGACCTCGTCGTTCGGCACAAGGCGGGCAAAATGCTGTTCGTCCTTACGCTCTGCCACGGTGGATACGATGCGCCGGATATTGTCCTCGGAGAGCCGGTTGTTCTTCGTAACCTTCACAAACTCCTTGGAGGCATCCACAAACAGAACGGCGTTGTCCGTCTTGTTCTTTTTCAGCAGCATAATATCCACGGAGATCGTGACATTTAAGAACAGGTTGGAGGGCAGCTGAATGATAGCGTCCACAAAGTTGTTATCCACCAGATACTTGCGGATCTTCTGTTCGGCCCCGCCACGGTACATAATGCCGGGGAAGCAAACGATGGCCGCTGCACCGTTGGAAGCCAGCCACGAAAGGCTGTGCATAATAAACGCCATATCGCCCTTGGAAGCGGGAGCCAGCACTCCGGCAGGCGAAAAGCGCGGGTCATTGATAAGCAGCGGGTTCTTATCGCCCTCCCACGGCACGGAAAACGGCGGATTGGATACGATCAGCTCAAAGGGCTGGTCGTCCCAATGCTGCGGGCTAAGCAAAGTGTCCTCCCTGACAATGCTGAACTTATCGAACTCGATGTTATGCAGGAACATATTGATGCGGCAGAGGTTGTAAGTGGTCAGGTCGATCTCCTGACCGTAGAAGCCTCGCTCGATATTATCCTTGCCCAGCACTTTTTCCACCTTCAGCAGCAGAGAACCGGAGCCGCAGGCTGGATCATAGACCTTGTTGATTTTCGTTTTGCCAATGGTGCCGAGGCGGGCCAGCAGCTCCGAAACATCGGCGGGAGTGAAATACTGACCGCCCTTTTTACCGGCATTGGCGGCGTACATTCCCATCAGATATTCGTAGGCATCACCAAACAGGTCTGGATTGATGCCATCGGTGGAGAACAGCGGCATCTGCGCCACACCGTTCAGCAGCTCCACCAGCACTTTGTTGCGCTTGGCGACGGTCTCACCGATGGCCTTGCTGTTCACATCGAAATCGTCAAACAGACCTGCAAAATCATTCTCAGCGTCTCCGCTGGCGGCACTGCTCTCAATGTGGTTGAATACACGCTCCAGCGTCTCGTTCAGGTTGTCGTCCTTGTCCGCCCGGGCGAGGACATTGCAGAACAATTCGGAGGGCAGAATGAAGAAGCCCTTTTCCTGCACCAGTCCCTCACGGGCAGTCTCCGCCTCGGCGTCCGGCATTTTGGCGTAGTCAAAGTCCTTGTTCCCGGCGGCGTACTCGCCCTCGTTGATATAGGCGGTGAAGTTCTCCGAAATATAGCGGTAAAACATCGTGCCCAGCACATAAGATTTGAAGTCCCACTCCGCCACATGACCTGCGTGAACAAGGTCGGTGGCGATTTTATAGATGCGGCGGAACAGCTCGTCCCGCTCTTGATCTTTCTTTACATCAGCCATTGTAATTACTCCTTTTGGGCGATCCACGCCGCTTCGATCTCATCAAAGGGGATGTTGTTTTCTTCACAAAATGCCTTGATTTTTTTCATTGCTGTGATATTCGGCTTGGTTTTGGCGTTTTCCCAACGGTTTATCGTTCCAACGGATACATTCAGCGTTTTTGCGAAATCCTCCTGTGACATCAAGGCTTTCTTGCGCACGACCCGTATTAACTCACTTAAAGGCGTCATCAAACAGTTCTCCTTCCAGAAGATTAACAGCATTATACCATAAACCTATCATTTTCTCAACACCATTTGGAGAAAAGAGAATACCAAAATACAGAGGCGCAGCCTTCGGAGAAATCCGTTGGCTGCGCCTCTGTTTGCGTTTCGGAAGAAAATTTTCAAGAACACCCTCAAAATCTGCGGCTCAATTCAAAGTAAGTAGAGAGAAAAATTTTGAGAACCGTCCAAAAACACCCCCACAAAAGGACACCCAAATTCAAAGTAAGTGAGGAGGTCTTTGCAGAACTCACAGCCATTGAGTTGTTCATAAAAAGTTTACAAAATTTTCTTCGTTTTTTCTGCGAAAAAGTTCCCAGTTGATTAGTGAGGGGATCTATAAATTAACCTTCTCGCTGGCTACCTAATAGGGAGAATTTTTTCACAGGGGGTTAATAAACGACCCTTCTCGCTGCCTACCTATTGAGGGGTTCTCCCCGTGTGCCTTGAAAGAGGTGAATTTTTGAAAAAGTGCGGGAATTTTGCAGGAAAATTCGGCAAAGGAAAAGTGAGAGGCGATAGAGGAGCCCGGCGTAGTCCGCCGCTCTGAGGTCTTCCGTGTGCACCTTGAAAATTAAATAGCAGAAATTTTGGAGAAGAGGGTCACCAAACACCTACCCATTTTAGTAACAAGTGAGAGGAGGTTTTTCCAATGGTCATCAAAATCACACCGCAGCAGGCGAAAAGAGTCAACGCCCTGCTGCGGAAGCTGTGCGCCAACTACGACGGCGGCAACTGCCTGCTGCTGGACGACGGCGAGCCCTGTGTCTGCGTCCAGAGCATCAGCAAGTACGGCATCTACTGCAACTACTTCAAGAGTGCCGTGCTCCCAGTGGACGAAGGGCTGCACGCCGAGATAATGAAGCCGACCGGCGGCAAGCGCTGTGTGCTGTGCCGTCAGGCGTTTGCGTCGAGGGCGAAGAATCAGCGTTATTGTCCGGCCTGCGCCGCCAAGCAGAAACGGCTGAAGGCAGCCGAACGGCAGCGCCGAAAGCGGGCATCGGCGCTACGCTTTTAAGGTGCGGACAGCCCTGAAATACAAGGCTTTTTTGAACCCAAATCAACCCAAGCAATACAGCAACACCTTAACCTCAAAAATCCGCTTTGAAAAGCGTGACAAATTCAAGCGAGAGGAGGAATTCAATGAACCCATATTTTACAGTCAACGACTCCGAACATTTCACCTTTTACCGTATCCCAAAGCTGCTGTTCACAGATGAGATTTACCAAACTGTTTCCACCGATGCCAAGATGCTCTACGGTCTGCTGCTGGATCGGCTGTCCCTATCCGAGAAAAACGACTGGAAAGACGAGCACGGTCGGGTCTACCAATATTTCACCATCCATCAGGCGCAGGAGCTGCTGCATTTCGGACACGAAAAGGTCTGCCGCCTGTTTGCAGAGCTGGATGCAGCCGACCTTATCGAGCGCCGCCGTCAGGGGCAGGGCAAGGCCAACCGCATCTACTTAAAGGAGTTTACCCAAAAGTCCGATTATCGGAATTCCAGAAGTCCGGGAATCGGAAGGAAATAAGACTTAGAGAGTGATATTTACTACCCGAAAAAGAGAAAGAAGGTCAACAATGAATAACAAAAACACAGTGCCAATGAAACCGGCGCTCTTAAGAATTGAACAGCTGCGCCCGTTTGAAGGCCATCCCTACAAGGTACAGGACAACGAGGAGATGGCTGCTCTTTCGGAAAGTATCCGGGAGAATGGTGTTCTTTCCCCGTTGATCGTCCGTTCCGTTGAAAACAGCGATGAATATGAAGTCATCAGCGGCCACCGCCGCCTGTATGCTGCCCGGAAGGCAGGTCTGACAGAAGTTCCCGTGCTGATTTGCACTCTTGACCGGGATGCCGCCGCCATTGCCTTGGTGGACAGCAATCTGCACCGGGAGCATATCCTGCCCAGTGAAAAGGCGTATGCTTACAAGTTGAAAATGGAAGCACTGTCCCATCAGGGAATCGCTTGTGGACAAGTTGGCCACAAGTCCCGGGATGATATTTCCGATACAGACAGCGGCAGGCAGGTTCAGCGCTATATTCGCTTGACCTACCTCATCCCGGAATTGCTGGAAAAGATGGACAAGGAGGAAATTGCGTTCTCTGTCGGCGTGGAGTTGTCCTATCTCGATGAATACAGCCAGCGGGATGTGCTGGAGCAATGTGAGATCAACGACTGCACGCCATCTTATTCGCAGGCATGGCGAATGCACAAGGCCGACCGTGAAGGGCTGCTGACGAAGGATGTGATCCAGTTCCTTATGAGCGAAGAAAAAGCAAATCAGCGGGAGACGGTGAAGGTCCCCGCATCCCGCCTGCGGGAGGTTCTTCCCAAAGGTTTGGATGCCGGAAAGACGGAGGATTTTATCATCAAGGCTTGCGAATATTATCGCAAATACCTCATCCGCCAGCGTGGGCGGAAGGAACGATAAGGAGTGATAGAAAATGAAGCGGCAAACGAATTGGATCGTCGGCGTATCCGACGGAAAAGTCCACGAATACAAAATTGGGGATGTGATCTATTTTGTTTCTGCAGAATTTGAGCGCAGCTCTCAAACTAATCTGCGTGACCGTGTACAAAGAACAGTGGTCAGCAATCTCATACCTTTGACGCCCGGTCAAGCATCCGATACAATAGCAGCGGAATATGTGTGTTCGGCTGCCGGGAAGGAGGACTTATGCAGTCGAAAAAGAAAAAAGAACAATCGGGATTGACAGCGCTGTACTGCCGCCTGTCCCGTGATGATGGAGCGGAAGGCGACAGTAACTCCGTAGCCAATCAAAAGCGTTTATTGCAGAAATACGCCAAAGAAAATAGCCTCGGGAATACCCGTTTCTATGTGGACGACGGTTATACCGGCACGAATTTCAACCGTCCGTCTTTTCAGAAAATGATTGAGGATGTCGAAATGGGCTATGTGACAGCGGTCATCGTCAAGGATATGTCCCGGCTTGGCAGAGATTATCTCGGTGTTGGGTACTACACAGACACCTTCTTCCCGGAACACAATATCCGTTTCATTGCGGTGAATGACTGCGTAGACAGCGATGACGGCGAAAATGAGCTTGCCCCATTTCGAAATGTGATGAACGAGATGTACGCCCGGGACATCAGCCGCAAGGTGCGGTCTGCCCATCGTATCCGGGGAAATTCCGGCGAACCGCTGGGCCAGCCGCCCTACGGCTACAGGAAAGACCCGCTGAACAAAAAGCACTGGATCATTGACCCGGAGGCCGCTCAGGTGGTGCGGGACATTTTCCGTATGTGTCTGGAGGGTAAGGGCAACGACACCATTGCCCGCATTTTACAGGAAAATGGGATTCTCAACTGCACGGCGTACTGGCACGAAAAAGGCATCGGCAGGGGCGGCAAAAAGACGCAGCCAAACCCTTACCGATGGAAAAACAGCACCATTCGTAAAATCCTGACCCAGCAGGAATACTGCGGCGATGTGATCAATTTCAAGACCTACTCTAAATCCTTCAAGGATAAGACCCGCATCGATAACCCGGAAGAAAACTGGGTCATCTTCAAGGATGTTCACGAGCCGATTGTCGACCGGGACACCTTTGAGCAGGTACAAAAGAAGATCATCAAACGGACAAAGCGCCGTGCGCCGAAATCGGAGAATGGCGAAAAGAGCATCTTTTCTGATCTGCTGTACTGCGCCGACTGCGGTCACAAGCTGTGGTATCACGTCAACACCATCAATAAGAATATATGCTTTTTCTCCTGTTCCAACTATGTAAAAGACTACCGTGGCAGTTGCCCGACCCGGCACTATGTGCGGGCGGACGCTATCGAGCAGGTGGTAAAACTGGAGCTACAACGAATGGCGCAATTTCTGCGGGACGACGAGCCAATGTTCGCCGACCTTCTGGAACGCAAGTCCAACCGGGAAATCGCAGAGGAAAAGAAGCGCCTTGAGGGAGAGCTGCAAAAGGCACGGATGCGAACAGAAGCCGTGTCCCGACTCTACAAAAAGGCCTTTGAAAAGAATGCGGAAGGGCTTCTTTCCGACGAGGGCTTCCTGCAAATTACCCACGAATACGATGTAGAGCAGCTTGCCTTGAAAGTGAAGATTCCACAGCTCCGGGAGCAAATTGCGGAGGCGGAGCGGCAAGCGGCCAATAAGGACAAGTTTATCGCTGCCATCCGAAAGTTTATGCAGATGGACGAGCTGACCGCACCGCTGCTGCGGGAGCTTATTGACCATATCGAGGTGTACGAAACGCAGGGCGTCGGAAAAAGTAGAACACAGCGAATCGCAATTCACTACCGCTTTGTGGGGTACATCGACATCCCGGCAGCGCCTCTGACAAGCCATTATATCTCCGAAACAAGGCAGGGCGTGGCCGTGGAATATATTCCCGCATAACGAAGGAGAGCAGGCGAAATGCCTGCTCTCCAAAAGAAGCATAAAAAATCGAGTGTTCATAACATCAAATCCGTTATGAACACTCGATATGGTTGCGGAGACAGGATTTGAACCTGCGACCTCCGGGTTATGAGCCCGACGAGCTACCGAACTGCTCCACTCCGCGATATGAACTTGACCCTCAAGGCTCATATACTATAACATATGAGCCTTGGGTTGTCAAGTGTTATTTTTATCGCTCCGAAGCGGAAGATTCTTCCTCTTCTGCGGCGTCCAGTGTCTTGGCGGCCTCGGCGCGGCCATTTTGCAGCTTGAGCTCGGCGAGAATGTCCGCCAGCAGCTCGTCCGTGGTCGGCTTGGCCGGGGCTTCCGGTTCGGGCTCCTTTTCTTTCTTGCGGTTGAAGCGGTTGATGATCTTCACCATCCAGAACACGACGAGCGAAATACACAGGAAGTTGATGATAGACATGATCAGGTCGCCGATCGGGAACACGCCGATGTTCAGGCCGGAGAAGTCCAGCCCGCCGATGATGAGCGAGATGAGCGGATTGATGATATCGTTGACGAGCGCGGTGACGATGGCCGTGAACGCGCCGCCGACCACAACGCCGACGGCCAGGTCAATGACGTTGCCGCGTGAGATGAATACCTTGAATTCATCGAGCCAACCGGGCTTTTTCATGATGCTGCCTCCCCTGTTTTCTTTGTCGTTTCAGTGCTTGGGTACGAGGACTTCCGTGCCGCCCATGTACGAGCGCAGCACCTCGGGAATGACGACGCTGCCGTCGGGCTGCAGGTTGTTCTCGAGGAACGCGATGAGCATACGCGGCGGGGCGACGCAGGTGTTGTTGAGCGTGTGGGCGAGATAATTCTTGCCGTCCTTGCCCTTGATGCGGATGTGCAGGCGGCGGGCCTGCGCATCGCCGAGGTTCGAGCAGGAGCAGACCTCAAAGTACTTCTGCTGGCGCGGGCTCCAGGCCTCGATGTCACAGGACTTGACCTTCAGGTCGGCAAGGTCGCCGGAGCAGCACTCGAGCTGGCGCACCGGGATATCCAGGCTGCGGAAGAGCTCGACGGAGTAGCGCCAGAGCTTCTCGTACCAGTCCATGCTCTCCTCCGGGCGGCAGACGACGATCATCTCCTGCTTTTCAAACTGGTGGATGCGGTACACGCCGCGCTCCTCGATGCCGTGCGCGCCCTTTTCCTTGCGGAAGCAGGGCGAATAGGACGTCATCGTCTGCGGCAGCTGATCCTCGGTGAGGATCTGATCGATGTAGCGGCCGATCATGGAGTGCTCGCTCGTGCCGATCAGATAGAGGTCCTCGCCCTCGATCTTGTACATCATGGCGTCCATGTCCGTCTGGCTCATGACGCCCTCGACCACGTTGCCGTGGATCATGAACGGCGGGATGCAGTAGGTAAAGCCCTTGCCGATCATGAAATCGCGCGCGTAGGCCAGCACGGCCTCGTGCAGACGGGCGATGTCGCCCATGAGATAGTAAAATCCGTTGCCGGAGACGCGGCGTGCGGCGTCGAGATCAATGCCGTCGAAGCGCTCCATGATCTCCGTGTGGTACGGGATCGGGAAATCTGGCACGACGGCCTCGCCGAAGCGCTGCACCTCCACGTTGCAGCTGTCGTCCGGGCCGAGCGGCACGCTGGGGTCGATGATCTGCGGGATGGTGAGCATGATCTTGTGGATCTTGGCCTCGAGTTCCTCCTCCTGCTTTTCAAGCTCGGCCAGACGCGCCGCCTGCGCGGTGACCTGCGCCTTGACGGCCTCGGCCTCTTCAAGCTTGGAGGGATCTTTTTTCGCCTGCCCCATGAGCATGCCGATTTTTTTCGACAGGGCGTTGCGCTCAGCGCGCAGATTCGACGCCTCGTTGATGGCGGCGCGGTTGGCCTTGTCGAGCTCAATCACTTCGTCGACGAGCGGGAGCTTGGCGTCCTGAAATTTTTTGCGGATGTTTTCCCGAACGAGATCGGGGTTTTCGCGGATCAGTCGAATGTCAATCATGGTGTCTCTGTCTCCTCATTCTATGTGTATCAGTTTCTGCGGCCGATGGCCTCGAGCGCCTGCAGCAGCGCCTCGCGGTCGTCCGCGTCGTAGTATTCCAGTTCGATGCGCCCGGTCTTTCGGCCCTGCGTCATGCGCACCTTGCGGCCGAGCACCTGCTCGAGATGCCGCGCGCATTCGCCGAGATAATCCACACCGGCGGCCTTTTTTGCCGGTTTTTCCAGCGTATCCTTCAGTAATTGCGCGGCCAGCGCTTCCGCCCGGCGCACGGACAGGCCCTTTTCAATGACGGTTTTCGCCGCGGCAAGCTGCATTTCCTGGTCGCTGAGCGGCAGGAGCGCGCGCGCGTGCCCGGCGGAGAGCGTGCCGTCCTCGACGAGCTTCAGCACCGGCTCGGACAGCGCCAGCAGCCGCGTCGCGTTTGCGACGGCGGGGCGCGATTTGCCCACGCTCTGCGCCACATCGTCCTGCGTCATGCCGTAGACATCCTGCAGGGCGCGGTAGCCCTTCGCCTCTTCAATGGGATTCAGATCCTCACGCTGGAGGTTTTCGACCAGCGCCATCTCCATGGCGCGCTGCTCGTCCGCTGTCAGGATGCGCACCGGCACTTCCTTGAGCCCGGCCATGCGGCTGGCGCGCCAGCGGCGCTCGCCCGCGATGATCTGATAAAATCCGCCATCGAGCGGCCGGACCGTGATCGGCTGGATGAGCCCATACGTCCGGATGGATTCTGCGAGCATTTCCAGCGCCTCCGGGTCAAAGTGCTTGCGCGGCTGGTCGGCGCGCGGCTCGATCTTCTCGATCGGCAGCAGGTCGGGCGCTGTCTCCTCGCGTTCCGGCTGCGGGGCCGGATATTCCTCCCCGAAGAGCGCGCCGAGGCCCATGCCGAGACCCTTCTTTCCGTCTTTACCCATGTTCCACCTCCGCTGCGGCCGCCGCGGCCGCGGCCTCCGCCGCTTTTGCCGCCTTTTCCTCGCGCTTGATGAGCTCACCCGCCAGATGCAGGTACGCCCGCGCGCCCTTCGACTCTTTGTCGTAGGCGATGGCGGGTTTGCGGTGGCTCGGCGCCTCGGACAGGCGCACGTTGCGCGGGATCATGGTCTTGTAGACCTTTTTGCCGAAGAATTTGCGCACCTCGTTCACGACCTGATCGGACAGCTTCGTGCGGCCGTCGTACATGGTCATGACGATGCCCTGCACCGTCAGTTCCGGATTCAGGCGCTTGTTGCACATTTTGATGCTGCGCATGAGGTCGGCAATGCCCTCGAGCGCGTAATATTCGCACTGCACCGGGATAAGTACGCTGTCGGCCGCGACGAGCGCGTTGATCGTCAGCAGCTCGAGCGACGGCGGACAGTCGATGAGGATGAAGTCGTAATCGTCCTGCACCGCGGCGAGCGCAGTTTTCATGATGTATTCCCGCTGCTCGGAGCTCACGAGCTCCACAGAGCAGCCGGAGAGATTCATATTTGCTGGCAGCACGTCGCCGTATTTCGTGCTGCGGATGCAGTCGGCTGCGGCTGC from Clostridiales bacterium carries:
- a CDS encoding ParB/RepB/Spo0J family partition protein, yielding MGKDGKKGLGMGLGALFGEEYPAPQPEREETAPDLLPIEKIEPRADQPRKHFDPEALEMLAESIRTYGLIQPITVRPLDGGFYQIIAGERRWRASRMAGLKEVPVRILTADEQRAMEMALVENLQREDLNPIEEAKGYRALQDVYGMTQDDVAQSVGKSRPAVANATRLLALSEPVLKLVEDGTLSAGHARALLPLSDQEMQLAAAKTVIEKGLSVRRAEALAAQLLKDTLEKPAKKAAGVDYLGECARHLEQVLGRKVRMTQGRKTGRIELEYYDADDREALLQALEAIGRRN
- the serS gene encoding serine--tRNA ligase, which produces MIDIRLIRENPDLVRENIRKKFQDAKLPLVDEVIELDKANRAAINEASNLRAERNALSKKIGMLMGQAKKDPSKLEEAEAVKAQVTAQAARLAELEKQEEELEAKIHKIMLTIPQIIDPSVPLGPDDSCNVEVQRFGEAVVPDFPIPYHTEIMERFDGIDLDAARRVSGNGFYYLMGDIARLHEAVLAYARDFMIGKGFTYCIPPFMIHGNVVEGVMSQTDMDAMMYKIEGEDLYLIGTSEHSMIGRYIDQILTEDQLPQTMTSYSPCFRKEKGAHGIEERGVYRIHQFEKQEMIVVCRPEESMDWYEKLWRYSVELFRSLDIPVRQLECCSGDLADLKVKSCDIEAWSPRQQKYFEVCSCSNLGDAQARRLHIRIKGKDGKNYLAHTLNNTCVAPPRMLIAFLENNLQPDGSVVIPEVLRSYMGGTEVLVPKH
- a CDS encoding ParA family protein — protein: MGKIIAVANQKGGVGKTTTCVNLTCALKKRGRRVLLVDCDPQGNSTSGMGVDKTATPNCYDMLMNGAAAADCIRSTKYGDVLPANMNLSGCSVELVSSEQREYIMKTALAAVQDDYDFILIDCPPSLELLTINALVAADSVLIPVQCEYYALEGIADLMRSIKMCNKRLNPELTVQGIVMTMYDGRTKLSDQVVNEVRKFFGKKVYKTMIPRNVRLSEAPSHRKPAIAYDKESKGARAYLHLAGELIKREEKAAKAAEAAAAAAAAEVEHG